One region of Pyramidobacter sp. YE332 genomic DNA includes:
- a CDS encoding efflux RND transporter periplasmic adaptor subunit, with the protein MTRLSLFAVLFVHIVSANLPAAKAAPPPNRPVPVELFVAKEKDMALAREYIGHVEAVQAVELRPQVSAVIEKVEFPEGAEVKEGQLLFTLDRRSFSAAAELRRAELAQAQADRDRARRLLKRMEAADKRSVTASALDDARCAVLDARAKVRRATAALRMAEIDLERTKICSPIDGRIGAALVTRGNYVTSATPLARVVQTDPIRVSFALSDREYLAGRAFFAGGTKGAGTFSVRAVLPGGVELPGQGRPDFIDNRMNPGTGAILARCRFDNPDGLLVPGGLVTLRVLRSAGPVLTVPQETVVSDRQGDFVWFVDDGGIVSRRSVVVGQTVDGLAEIVEGLAPGDRIVRRGMQRVRHGSAVTAIAPPEER; encoded by the coding sequence GTGACGCGGCTTTCCCTTTTCGCCGTCCTGTTCGTCCATATTGTTTCGGCGAACCTGCCCGCGGCGAAAGCGGCTCCGCCTCCGAACCGCCCCGTCCCCGTGGAGCTCTTCGTGGCGAAGGAAAAGGATATGGCGCTGGCCCGAGAGTATATCGGGCACGTGGAAGCCGTTCAGGCCGTCGAGCTTCGTCCGCAGGTGTCGGCCGTCATTGAAAAGGTCGAATTCCCGGAGGGGGCCGAAGTGAAAGAGGGACAGCTGCTCTTCACTCTGGATCGACGTTCTTTCTCCGCGGCGGCGGAACTGCGCAGGGCGGAACTCGCTCAGGCCCAGGCCGACAGGGACAGAGCGCGGCGCCTCCTCAAACGCATGGAGGCCGCCGATAAACGTTCGGTCACGGCGTCGGCCCTTGACGACGCTCGTTGCGCCGTGCTCGACGCCCGGGCCAAAGTACGGAGGGCGACGGCGGCTCTGAGGATGGCCGAGATCGACCTGGAACGAACGAAAATCTGTTCGCCGATCGACGGCCGCATCGGGGCGGCGCTGGTCACCCGCGGCAATTACGTGACTTCGGCGACCCCGCTCGCACGGGTGGTGCAGACCGATCCCATACGCGTCTCATTCGCTCTGTCCGACCGCGAGTATCTCGCCGGCCGGGCGTTTTTCGCCGGCGGCACGAAGGGCGCCGGTACATTCTCAGTTCGCGCCGTCCTACCTGGCGGAGTGGAACTTCCCGGCCAAGGGCGTCCGGATTTTATCGATAACCGCATGAATCCCGGGACAGGAGCCATCCTCGCGCGTTGCCGCTTCGACAATCCGGACGGATTGTTGGTACCGGGAGGGCTGGTGACGCTCCGGGTACTCCGTTCTGCGGGGCCGGTCCTGACTGTGCCGCAGGAAACGGTCGTTTCCGACCGGCAGGGCGATTTCGTCTGGTTCGTCGACGACGGCGGGATCGTCTCTCGCCGTTCCGTCGTCGTCGGTCAGACTGTGGACGGGCTTGCCGAGATCGTCGAAGGCCTGGCCCCCGGCGACCGCATCGTGCGCCGGGGGATGCAGCGCGTGCGGCACGGCAGCGCCGTAACGGCAATAGCGCCGCCTGAGGAACGGTGA
- a CDS encoding LysR family transcriptional regulator, which translates to MNLKQLEYVIEISKCGSINKAAQNLYVAQPSLSTSIKQLEQELKFNVFRRKNSGIELTSEGKMLLLSAKLIISEAERIRRIPLLFDSQKNFSICGTWSSLLMCSFMQFRNEFPEASLQDNIKETSIRQAIRDVMDQTYRLSIVSCLDSRRSLYHLEMQKYHIKMTPLAVNVPPVAVVSMNHYLSRFRAVTTAQLKTCPIVAYDTFNSDDWLGAFGLDSSCEILNIFDRGALQDAIRHNYIAILPMDPDLEQSIPNIVMRRISNGPMSSIYMLHQISYPLNPREKKFIARFQARLDSIYGSRAR; encoded by the coding sequence ATGAACCTGAAGCAACTGGAATACGTGATCGAAATCAGCAAGTGCGGTTCCATCAACAAGGCCGCCCAAAACCTTTACGTGGCACAGCCGTCGCTAAGCACCTCTATCAAGCAGCTGGAACAGGAACTGAAATTCAACGTATTTCGGCGCAAGAACTCTGGCATAGAGCTTACATCCGAAGGCAAAATGCTGCTGCTGTCGGCCAAACTCATCATCTCTGAGGCAGAGCGCATCCGACGCATTCCCCTTCTTTTCGACAGCCAGAAGAACTTCTCCATCTGCGGCACGTGGTCGTCGCTGCTCATGTGCAGCTTCATGCAGTTCCGCAACGAATTCCCCGAAGCCTCTCTGCAGGACAACATCAAAGAGACCAGCATCCGCCAGGCCATTCGCGACGTGATGGACCAGACCTACCGCCTCTCCATCGTTTCCTGCCTCGACAGCCGCCGCAGCCTCTATCACTTGGAAATGCAGAAGTATCATATCAAGATGACGCCTTTGGCCGTCAATGTACCTCCCGTAGCCGTCGTTTCCATGAACCATTACCTGAGCCGTTTCCGTGCCGTCACCACCGCTCAGCTCAAAACCTGCCCTATCGTCGCTTACGACACCTTCAACAGCGATGACTGGCTTGGCGCTTTCGGACTCGACAGCAGCTGCGAGATACTCAACATCTTCGACCGCGGCGCCCTGCAGGACGCCATCCGCCATAACTACATCGCCATCCTGCCCATGGATCCCGATCTAGAACAGAGCATCCCCAACATCGTCATGCGCCGCATCTCCAACGGCCCCATGTCCAGCATTTACATGCTGCACCAGATTTCCTATCCGTTGAACCCGCGCGAGAAAAAATTCATCGCCCGCTTTCAGGCCCGCTTGGACTCCATCTACGGCAGCCGGGCGCGATAG
- a CDS encoding IS5 family transposase (programmed frameshift): protein MEERRYELTSSEWNRIKRMLPPEHPKSGQRGRPAKYDNRRIINGILWLARSGAPWRDLPERYGKWQAVYARFRLWKQRGIFEAIFAALSADADMENLSIDSTSCKVHQSANGRGKTPEGGKRGQAIGMSRGGKNTKIHAIVDGLGNPLALLLSPGNDHDSRHAVSLLGQAEIRGSNVIGDKAYGSQAIREYITSREGSYTIPPKSDNPEPWFIDEHVYKERHLVECFFQKIKWFRRIFTRYDKLDASFFAFVLVAASVILLK, encoded by the exons ATGGAAGAGAGAAGATATGAACTGACCTCCAGCGAGTGGAATCGAATCAAGAGAATGCTGCCGCCCGAACACCCGAAATCAGGTCAACGTGGACGCCCGGCAAAATACGATAACCGCAGGATCATCAATGGGATTCTGTGGCTTGCCAGAAGTGGAGCGCCATGGAGAGATCTTCCGGAGCGTTACGGCAAATGGCAGGCAGTTTACGCACGTTTCAGGCTGTGGAAACAGCGGGGAATATTCGAGGCGATCTTTGCCGCCCTAAGCGCTGATGCCGACATGGAAAATCTCTCTATCGACTCCACGTCCTGCAAAGTACATCAAAGTGCCAACGGGAGAGGGAAAACCCCGGAAGGGGGAAAAAGGGGC CAAGCGATTGGCATGTCCAGAGGCGGCAAGAATACGAAAATTCATGCGATAGTAGATGGTTTAGGCAATCCGCTGGCGCTCCTGCTCAGTCCCGGCAATGACCACGATTCCCGCCATGCCGTGTCCTTGCTCGGGCAAGCGGAAATCAGAGGGAGCAACGTCATCGGCGATAAGGCTTACGGTTCGCAAGCCATCAGAGAGTACATTACTTCTCGGGAGGGAAGTTACACTATCCCGCCGAAGAGCGATAATCCCGAACCGTGGTTTATAGATGAGCATGTTTACAAGGAACGACACTTGGTTGAATGTTTCTTTCAGAAAATCAAATGGTTCCGTAGAATTTTCACCCGCTATGACAAACTTGACGCTTCGTTTTTCGCTTTTGTTCTTGTCGCTGCCAGTGTTATTTTATTGAAATAA
- a CDS encoding MarR family transcriptional regulator, with amino-acid sequence MSKTMDIDKKARYFGTDQPLYEAEIHMLKAVKENEGIHVTGLADMLGVTKGAVSQTLMKLQRKGMIVKETDPANLSRLTLKLTQKGKTAYLSHEELHRKYEKVFSDILADYPEANKAFLRSFFSMLEEKLDKFME; translated from the coding sequence GTGAGCAAAACCATGGATATCGACAAGAAAGCCCGATATTTCGGGACCGACCAGCCTCTCTACGAAGCCGAGATCCACATGCTGAAGGCGGTCAAGGAAAACGAGGGGATCCATGTCACGGGGCTGGCCGATATGCTGGGCGTCACCAAGGGCGCTGTTTCTCAGACTCTGATGAAGTTGCAACGCAAGGGGATGATCGTCAAGGAAACGGATCCCGCCAATCTGTCGCGGCTGACTCTCAAATTGACGCAGAAAGGAAAGACGGCTTACCTGAGCCACGAAGAGCTCCATCGGAAATACGAGAAAGTGTTCAGCGATATCCTTGCGGATTATCCGGAGGCGAACAAAGCTTTTTTGCGGAGCTTTTTCAGTATGCTCGAGGAAAAGCTTGACAAGTTTATGGAATGA
- a CDS encoding AAA family ATPase, whose translation MFPLPESRGDLLLSLRREKRQPRRIGFFFLGILRRGLRPEKSASGSVPDPPLSGGNVIILQGRNGLKLNQRCGVRTDWDAPDPEFALCQERFLDFFYLKGCPEFEAWVERKRDLQISRSLSYIGNQLKNPAVCEDVARLQELIGIWQFWKPWDEEMVLTGMKRFAQAEKYDLGLQLYQEFVKCLRDDLSESPSHAVELLYRTLLHRKKVSFLRRPRAHDNFFGRLAELQYIDERIFWFLNEESTVSVVIEGEVGVGKTALMRQILEMNHGFDVLQLSSHCYSVEEEISLSAWRNLFVQLESLCIAGTLQLSARSLQLLPLLLSGRISEEDDNSAWTSAALINGVLGLFKELVSQRKVILYFDSLQWMDSVSQQLLQRIMIEFGNDQVLLIATCRTDEQKNILGLLLALRERNIITSLPLSPFTEEETAAVICEALQNPGTSNTPDTHELFLRSEGNPLVLMETLSVIRQEGWKKGLPLPRLDMLIQLRLNRLDAQQRRVLDALSIHFEHANLEDLELLTGISSKEQIELLDQLLAAGFIVEQPWGSGIVYKFKHQFYKDYVYQNLSMGKRRLWHATVAEFYDKQKTGDRWWILLPYAIRHYEYGGNPKRAEALQKLQNERKS comes from the coding sequence TTGTTTCCCCTACCGGAAAGCAGAGGGGATCTTCTACTATCTCTGCGTAGAGAAAAACGCCAGCCGCGACGAATTGGTTTCTTTTTTCTGGGGATCCTGCGGCGAGGACTCCGGCCGGAAAAATCTGCGTCAGGCTCTGTTCCAGATCCGCCGCTGTCTGGGGGGAATGTTATTATTCTTCAAGGACGGAATGGGCTGAAGCTGAACCAACGGTGCGGCGTCCGGACGGACTGGGACGCGCCGGATCCGGAATTTGCTCTGTGTCAGGAGCGATTTCTGGACTTCTTCTATCTGAAAGGCTGTCCGGAATTTGAGGCTTGGGTAGAACGCAAACGGGATCTGCAAATTTCCCGTAGTCTGTCCTACATCGGAAATCAACTGAAGAACCCCGCCGTTTGCGAGGACGTTGCCCGGCTGCAGGAGCTGATCGGTATCTGGCAGTTCTGGAAGCCATGGGACGAGGAAATGGTTCTCACCGGCATGAAGCGTTTTGCTCAGGCAGAAAAATACGATCTGGGACTTCAGCTGTATCAGGAGTTTGTCAAGTGTCTTCGGGATGATCTGTCTGAATCCCCCTCCCACGCGGTGGAACTGCTGTACCGGACGCTGCTCCACCGGAAGAAAGTTTCCTTTCTCCGCAGACCTCGCGCCCATGATAATTTTTTTGGCCGTTTGGCAGAACTGCAGTATATCGATGAACGGATCTTCTGGTTTTTGAACGAGGAATCCACCGTCTCCGTGGTTATTGAGGGGGAAGTCGGCGTAGGCAAAACTGCGCTGATGCGGCAGATTTTAGAGATGAACCACGGTTTCGACGTACTGCAACTGTCCTCCCATTGTTATAGCGTGGAGGAGGAAATTTCCCTGAGCGCTTGGAGGAACCTGTTTGTTCAGTTGGAAAGTCTGTGTATCGCCGGGACGCTCCAATTATCCGCGCGCAGTCTTCAGTTGTTGCCGCTTCTGCTCTCCGGACGAATCAGCGAAGAAGACGACAACAGCGCCTGGACTTCCGCTGCACTGATCAACGGCGTATTGGGACTGTTCAAAGAACTGGTAAGTCAGCGAAAGGTCATTCTGTATTTTGACAGTCTCCAATGGATGGATTCTGTCAGTCAACAGCTTCTGCAGCGAATTATGATTGAATTCGGCAACGATCAAGTACTTCTTATTGCCACCTGTCGCACTGACGAGCAGAAGAACATTCTCGGGCTGTTGCTGGCGCTGCGGGAGCGGAATATCATTACCTCTCTGCCTCTTTCCCCTTTTACGGAGGAAGAAACCGCTGCTGTCATCTGTGAAGCTCTACAGAACCCCGGCACATCCAATACCCCTGATACTCACGAACTGTTTCTTCGCTCAGAAGGAAATCCTCTGGTGCTGATGGAGACTCTGAGCGTCATCCGCCAGGAAGGGTGGAAAAAAGGATTGCCCCTGCCCCGGCTTGACATGCTGATCCAACTGCGGCTGAACCGTCTTGATGCCCAGCAGCGCCGGGTTCTGGATGCTCTGTCCATCCACTTTGAGCATGCAAATCTGGAAGACCTGGAACTTCTGACCGGCATTTCCTCTAAAGAGCAGATCGAATTGTTGGACCAGTTGCTGGCCGCCGGGTTCATCGTGGAGCAACCCTGGGGCAGCGGTATTGTTTATAAATTCAAGCACCAGTTTTACAAGGACTATGTTTACCAGAATCTCTCCATGGGAAAACGTCGGCTATGGCACGCTACTGTCGCAGAATTCTATGACAAGCAGAAAACCGGCGACCGTTGGTGGATCTTGCTTCCTTATGCCATTCGGCATTATGAATACGGCGGGAATCCGAAGCGGGCAGAGGCTCTGCAAAAACTCCAGAATGAGCGGAAATCATAA
- a CDS encoding APC family permease codes for MSDNMKNLSSTKELKRVLGFWDLMAVGIGSIIGSGIMSLTGWGIDDTGRSICIAFVVGGLIAILARSPQIFLNSVARYRGGDYSMVGTFLGPRWTGTYSMIALLTSVTLSMYALSFADYAMPFLPALTRKTIALGILTLLFITNTFGINAFAKVQNLAVIFLVISLTIFTAVGLTKLDGNYFDPASFMTRGFMGLWQASVLMSYTCDGAQFVTQMSGEARNPTRDIPRVMLFSTLGVSVFYGLIGIVAAGVLPINQVAGQPLSVVASAILSKPLYYLFCIGGGWMALLTTLNSSIATCTKPLMQACNDGWYPRSLARLHPKYRTPLILLAFYYVVGFVPIAFNINIGIISNITITVGAITKSMIVLCLWRMPKVLPEVWKKSDFHISDGALKTLCIVDLLVIVVSGVTSSFKLPLSLLLGNLGVVAFAFLFGSLRYKSGKVKVENSYELS; via the coding sequence ATGTCAGATAATATGAAAAATCTATCGTCCACAAAAGAACTGAAGCGTGTCCTTGGCTTCTGGGACCTGATGGCAGTCGGCATCGGTTCCATCATTGGTTCAGGTATCATGTCTCTGACCGGCTGGGGCATTGATGACACCGGCCGAAGCATCTGCATCGCTTTCGTCGTTGGCGGTCTCATCGCCATTTTGGCCCGCTCCCCTCAGATCTTTTTGAACTCGGTGGCTCGTTACAGAGGCGGCGACTATTCTATGGTCGGCACCTTCCTGGGGCCCCGCTGGACCGGTACCTACTCTATGATTGCCCTGCTGACCAGTGTTACACTGTCCATGTACGCCCTTTCCTTCGCAGACTACGCCATGCCCTTCCTGCCTGCCCTCACCCGAAAAACTATTGCATTGGGCATACTGACACTGCTTTTTATCACCAACACTTTCGGCATCAATGCATTTGCTAAAGTCCAGAATCTGGCCGTGATATTTCTGGTCATTTCCCTGACCATCTTCACGGCTGTCGGGCTCACTAAGCTGGACGGCAACTACTTCGACCCCGCCAGCTTTATGACCCGCGGATTTATGGGGCTGTGGCAGGCTTCTGTCCTCATGAGCTACACCTGTGACGGCGCCCAGTTTGTCACTCAGATGAGCGGCGAAGCCAGGAATCCCACTCGCGACATTCCCCGGGTCATGCTGTTCTCCACTCTGGGTGTTTCCGTGTTCTACGGTTTGATTGGCATTGTGGCCGCCGGAGTGCTGCCTATCAATCAGGTTGCCGGTCAACCTCTGAGCGTCGTGGCTTCTGCGATTCTGTCCAAGCCCCTATACTACTTGTTCTGCATCGGCGGCGGTTGGATGGCCCTGCTGACCACCCTGAACAGTTCCATCGCTACCTGTACCAAGCCCCTGATGCAGGCCTGCAACGACGGCTGGTATCCCCGCTCTCTGGCCCGTTTGCATCCCAAGTACCGAACTCCCTTGATTTTGCTGGCTTTCTATTATGTGGTTGGCTTTGTGCCCATCGCTTTCAATATTAATATCGGCATCATCAGCAATATCACTATTACCGTAGGTGCCATCACCAAATCCATGATCGTGCTGTGCCTATGGAGAATGCCCAAGGTGCTGCCGGAAGTCTGGAAAAAGTCCGACTTCCATATCAGCGACGGTGCATTGAAAACGCTATGCATCGTAGATCTTCTGGTCATTGTTGTCTCCGGCGTCACTTCGTCCTTTAAGCTGCCCTTGTCTCTGTTGTTAGGCAACCTGGGCGTGGTCGCCTTCGCCTTTCTCTTCGGCAGTCTCCGCTACAAGAGCGGCAAGGTCAAAGTGGAGAACAGCTATGAGTTATCCTGA
- the speB gene encoding agmatinase gives MSNQPASALSSPRFCNMGTFMRMARVQNAKGLDFAVAGAPFDTASSFRSGSRFGPSAIRNISCMMKPNNVIQQVNIMDSLTGGDLGDFPIVPGYIHPSYAAIEAGVAGILNDGALPIVLGGDHSITLAELRAVAKKYGPVGLIHFDSHSDLCDEVFGEKYNHGTPFRRALEEGLIEPSRCIQVGMRGSLYDPNEHKMAADLGMKLIPAHKIREMGLDALIDAIKERVGDKPAFLTFDIDFVDPAYAPGTGTPEVGGFTSLEALTLMRALTTVNFAGFDIVEVLPAYDHGEITAYLAANIVFEFLSILALQKNRKEGK, from the coding sequence ATGTCCAATCAGCCTGCAAGCGCGCTCTCTTCGCCTCGTTTCTGCAACATGGGAACTTTTATGCGCATGGCCCGCGTCCAGAACGCCAAGGGACTCGACTTCGCCGTCGCCGGCGCTCCTTTCGACACCGCCAGCTCCTTCCGATCGGGCTCCCGTTTCGGGCCTTCGGCGATCCGCAACATCTCCTGCATGATGAAGCCCAATAATGTGATACAGCAGGTGAACATCATGGATTCCCTGACCGGCGGCGATCTGGGGGATTTTCCCATCGTGCCCGGTTACATCCATCCTTCCTACGCGGCGATCGAGGCGGGCGTCGCCGGGATCCTGAACGACGGGGCCCTGCCGATCGTGCTCGGGGGCGATCACTCCATCACTCTGGCCGAGCTTCGCGCCGTCGCAAAGAAATACGGCCCCGTAGGATTGATCCATTTCGATTCGCATTCGGACCTTTGCGACGAAGTTTTCGGCGAGAAATACAACCACGGCACGCCGTTCCGCCGTGCTCTCGAAGAGGGGCTCATCGAGCCTTCGCGCTGCATCCAGGTCGGCATGCGCGGCTCGCTTTACGATCCCAACGAGCATAAGATGGCCGCCGATCTCGGCATGAAACTGATCCCCGCCCACAAGATCCGCGAGATGGGGCTGGATGCGCTGATCGACGCCATCAAGGAGCGCGTCGGTGACAAGCCCGCGTTCCTCACTTTCGACATCGACTTCGTCGATCCCGCTTACGCGCCGGGGACGGGCACGCCGGAAGTGGGCGGATTCACGTCGCTGGAAGCCCTGACGCTGATGCGGGCGCTGACGACGGTCAACTTCGCGGGATTCGACATCGTCGAAGTGCTTCCCGCCTACGATCACGGCGAGATCACGGCCTACCTGGCGGCCAACATCGTCTTCGAGTTCCTCTCCATCCTCGCTCTTCAGAAAAATCGGAAGGAAGGCAAATAA
- a CDS encoding amidohydrolase has translation MTPEEKRMLEIIDENRDKIHKIAKKIWEFKEVGWEEFQSSTLLMNALEKEGFEVQRGLTGKHPKFNQDVDMPTAFKAVFKGKEEGPAIGLMLEYDALPNGHACGHNLIAAAGFSAALGLKEAFAPVGSVIVYGTPAEELEGSKHYILEGGYMDEVDLMLANHYGADWCSEVTGKAIVWPTHDNWLTFKGRTAHASSAPQKGRSALDAVILTTVGLEFLREHMLETNRIHYIISKGGTAANSVPDLATLNVELRSNDSAELNSLMRRVDNIIKGAELMTDTTAVYKWDAPWYCATPVPSLYHYAAEYAADLGIDSSRFTFGNLPKASSDLGCVAYKIPTVEITFPIVHDGEPVPVGHADETALLTCNEYPIDQCMLAGKLMALTGLRVAGDPKKLAHLKAEFAQNYRE, from the coding sequence ATGACCCCTGAAGAAAAACGAATGCTGGAAATCATTGATGAGAACAGGGACAAAATTCACAAGATTGCCAAAAAGATCTGGGAATTCAAGGAAGTCGGCTGGGAAGAATTCCAGTCATCCACCCTGTTGATGAACGCGCTGGAAAAAGAGGGCTTTGAAGTTCAACGGGGCCTCACTGGAAAGCATCCAAAATTCAATCAGGACGTGGACATGCCTACCGCCTTCAAGGCCGTGTTCAAGGGGAAGGAAGAAGGCCCCGCCATCGGTCTGATGCTGGAGTACGACGCTCTGCCCAACGGGCACGCCTGCGGTCATAATCTGATCGCCGCCGCCGGCTTCTCCGCCGCATTGGGCCTGAAAGAGGCATTCGCCCCCGTCGGATCTGTCATCGTCTACGGCACCCCCGCCGAGGAATTGGAGGGTTCCAAGCATTACATTCTGGAAGGCGGCTACATGGACGAGGTGGATCTAATGCTGGCCAACCACTATGGCGCCGACTGGTGCTCGGAAGTGACCGGCAAGGCCATCGTCTGGCCAACCCATGATAACTGGCTTACCTTCAAAGGCCGTACTGCCCATGCCTCCTCCGCTCCCCAAAAGGGCCGCAGTGCTTTGGATGCAGTGATTCTGACCACTGTGGGCTTGGAATTCCTGCGGGAACACATGTTGGAAACCAATCGCATCCACTATATCATCTCCAAGGGCGGCACGGCAGCCAACTCTGTTCCCGATCTGGCCACGCTGAATGTGGAACTGCGGAGCAACGACTCCGCCGAATTGAACTCCCTGATGCGACGGGTAGACAACATTATCAAGGGTGCCGAACTGATGACGGATACCACTGCCGTTTACAAGTGGGACGCCCCGTGGTACTGCGCCACTCCCGTTCCTTCTCTATACCATTACGCGGCGGAGTACGCTGCCGATTTGGGAATTGATTCCTCGCGCTTTACGTTCGGTAATCTGCCCAAGGCTTCCTCTGACTTGGGGTGTGTGGCCTATAAGATCCCTACGGTGGAAATTACCTTCCCCATTGTGCATGACGGTGAGCCTGTCCCCGTGGGACATGCGGACGAGACGGCTCTTCTGACCTGCAATGAGTATCCTATTGATCAGTGCATGCTGGCCGGTAAACTGATGGCCCTGACGGGCCTGCGGGTGGCTGGCGACCCAAAGAAGCTGGCGCATCTGAAAGCCGAGTTCGCCCAAAACTACCGCGAGTGA
- a CDS encoding nucleoside recognition domain-containing protein, translated as MNSDKILYDKLSAEERASLNLNDILLVDRLELSLRSKAVGALKAVLFSAVAIFVFFVNITVNGKSDVPFGHIYNYFISALGSAGLWGITIIIALNGILSVYGKFFAPEGSRLRRYYGSESFIYPVFYLMGGVFTLIYTMDATIPGFAGPEFIVGSATGGTAVPAIVVGVAWIIPVSCVFLPFLLNYGLVDMVGTLMEPLMRPVFKVPGYAAVNCIASFVSSSSVGVLITNRQYRKGMYTEKEADLIATGFSAVSVGFAYMVIKTAGLGDYFLRVYFCSLVITLMISAVICRLPPLRNKRSVYADGCAQTEEEILAQRGTGNLIAKGFERAEKKAYTAGKLLPEIRDSVLDAMTVYPKVLTLLAGVGILGLIVATYTPVFQWIGKIFVPVLKLCAVPDAEAIAPSLPVGIAEMFLPVMLIADKAGELSIKARYMVTTVSICQIIFFSETIMVMLASKLPLKLSDLVICFFERTFIAIPITAAFMHLMF; from the coding sequence ATGAACTCTGACAAGATCCTCTACGACAAACTCTCCGCGGAAGAACGCGCGTCGCTGAACCTCAACGACATCTTGCTGGTGGACCGGCTGGAACTTTCCTTGCGGAGCAAAGCGGTCGGCGCGCTGAAAGCCGTTCTTTTTTCGGCGGTCGCCATTTTCGTCTTCTTCGTCAACATCACCGTCAACGGCAAGAGCGACGTGCCCTTCGGCCATATCTACAACTACTTCATCAGCGCGCTGGGCAGCGCGGGGCTCTGGGGCATCACGATCATCATCGCGCTCAATGGTATCCTCAGCGTTTACGGCAAGTTCTTCGCGCCCGAAGGCTCGAGGCTGCGCAGGTATTACGGCAGCGAATCCTTCATCTATCCCGTGTTTTACCTGATGGGCGGCGTGTTTACGCTGATCTACACGATGGACGCCACGATCCCCGGCTTCGCGGGGCCGGAGTTCATCGTCGGCTCCGCCACCGGCGGCACCGCCGTGCCCGCCATCGTCGTCGGCGTGGCGTGGATCATTCCGGTGAGCTGCGTGTTTCTGCCGTTCCTGCTGAACTACGGTCTGGTGGACATGGTGGGAACGCTCATGGAGCCGTTGATGCGCCCCGTGTTCAAGGTTCCCGGATACGCCGCGGTGAACTGTATCGCTTCCTTCGTCAGTTCCTCGTCGGTGGGCGTGCTCATCACCAACCGGCAGTACCGCAAAGGCATGTACACCGAGAAAGAAGCCGACCTGATCGCCACCGGCTTTTCCGCCGTGAGCGTGGGGTTCGCCTACATGGTCATTAAAACTGCCGGGCTGGGCGACTACTTCCTGCGCGTCTATTTCTGCTCACTGGTCATCACGTTGATGATCAGCGCCGTCATCTGCCGCCTGCCGCCGTTGCGGAACAAACGCAGCGTTTACGCCGATGGGTGCGCCCAGACCGAGGAGGAGATCCTGGCCCAGCGCGGCACGGGCAACCTGATCGCCAAAGGCTTCGAGCGCGCCGAGAAAAAAGCCTATACGGCCGGAAAACTTCTGCCGGAAATAAGGGACAGCGTCCTCGACGCCATGACGGTGTATCCCAAAGTCCTGACGCTTCTGGCCGGCGTGGGCATCCTCGGGCTGATCGTCGCCACCTACACGCCGGTGTTTCAGTGGATCGGCAAGATCTTCGTTCCCGTTCTCAAACTCTGTGCCGTTCCCGACGCCGAAGCCATTGCGCCTTCGCTGCCCGTAGGCATCGCCGAGATGTTCCTGCCCGTCATGCTCATCGCCGACAAGGCAGGCGAGCTTTCCATCAAGGCGCGCTATATGGTCACCACGGTTTCCATCTGCCAGATCATCTTCTTCTCGGAGACCATCATGGTCATGCTGGCTTCCAAACTGCCTCTCAAGCTGAGCGATCTCGTAATCTGCTTCTTTGAGCGCACCTTCATCGCCATCCCCATCACGGCGGCGTTCATGCACCTGATGTTCTGA